The DNA window ctgatacctgcaattttgtggaatccctctttgataaatcttgtgggtctatgaccggggaacaccacaaacgagtgcaggagacgtttcagtgcaactgtaacattcctgactgcccgacagacggtagccttggaaacgtgctcagcgtcaccaatattatacagaaagctcccgtttgcaaaaaaccgaagtgcaatacaaataatatgtacagaactgagagaatgtccacgatgtgtcacatgagcaatattaggcctgaggatgttcttcaaataaattatagattgtgctgaaaaacggtaacgttcacacagaaaatcatcaggaaatgataaaatgtccaaacgcgctctaatcactctctcccggcggagagccctgcagagaatttgggcttcaacatctactggctcttcaaggaaggggcacgccatgtctgacacttcctacagtcaggtttccgacacagaggcggagacagtcagggttagttgaagtaaacctgctagggggcaggttagcttcacggagtgtgtcgtcatagtaactcactcaggatgaatctaaactcgctttgtgaaactgaaaacccagagttttcgttaactcagggtatacttactcagtttttccactaaaccggcttcctgaaatagggcccaggagGGCTGGCACAGATCTCCAGCTAGCCAATCATTATTGAGTCCTGGCACTATTGGATTTGCTTGAAGAGAAAAGCGGTCTCACTCCCTCAAGGCCCAGGGCCataacaattattattattattattatcacccAAGTTTGAATGGTGATTACCTAAAAAATGAGTGAGCACTGagaaacatttctttttgtcaCCTGTCAACAATGTAAACATGCTGATACCCTGAGTTACAGGCAGAGGGCTTCATCGTACATTGAAcgttatttttaattattcctGAAAAGTTAGTTTTGAACAGACATTTGGCTGCAAATCAAGGCAGCATCTATGTAACTTAATAGTCATTAACACATTTATCCTCTATACGAGTTTGATCCTTTTTGATTTCTTATAAAAATACTTCACCCAGATTTAAAATGATGCCTTTTTAAAACCTAAAGTGTATTTTCctacagaaaacacaaaatgtacTCTGTGATGCTCCAGTTGTAATTTATTAGAACCACAATAACATATTAAATGGTTTACAAAACACTATAGAGGGTAGTTACTGTCATATAGTTTAACATGGGCTGCATGATGATACGGTGATTAGCACCACGGCCTCACAGGAAGACGGTCCTGGGTGTGAATCCATCAGTTTCCTGGTCTTCGGTATGAAGATTGTATCTTCTCACAGTGCTGGTGTTGGTTCTCTCCAGGCACTCCAGTTGTCATTTATTAGAACCATATTAATGTGTTAAATGGTTTACAAAACACTATAGAAGGTAGTTACAGTCATATAGTAACAAGGACGGCATAATGATATGGTTTTCTCACCACGGCCCCACAGGAAAACGGTCCTGGGTGTGAATCCATCAGTTGCCTGGTGTTCTAAGTGGAGTTTGCATCTTCTCCCAGTGGGTTTTCCAGCTTCCACCCACAATTCAAAGATATGCTAGGTTACTTGGTTGTTCTCAGATCTGTCTCTCACCAGTTCTGGCAATTTGTCCATAGctcctctcaccctatgacagctgggataggctccagctctaGCTCAGCTGCAAAAACTGATGGCTGGATGGTTAAATACTTGTCTTATGAGTACATGTTTAACACCATTACATACACAGACTCCATAGCTGTTGGTGAACGCATCCTTAAACATTTTTACCGCATCTTATCTCAGATGTTCctaaattctttgttttttctttgcgaTTAATTTCCagcattttcaaataaaaagcGAAACATCATGGCTGTACAAATATAAagatatatttcaatatatgaGGGAAATGATATCAAAGAGGTCACATCACACTCATTTTCTCAGGTTTTCTACCATTAGCTCGGCGTATGAGTACATTTGCACCCAGTGTAATAATCACAGTGTAGAAGAGTTTCACCAGAATAGCACCAATCAGTCCAGGCACAGATACTGATGGCTGAGCTCTGACTGTAAGGAAGACAGAACAAAATAACAGAGTTGGCATAGAAAGTACCAAAAATACAGGCAGAATAAATGGCTGAAAGGCAACAATAAAGGAAGGAAATCAAACAATACACAGTAGAATCAATTAAGTAACCGACAGGGAAAGCCAAAGAAATACAGGGCACAGGAGCTTAAAAGCTCTTGGACGTTATATATGTATTTCTCATATTTACCTTCTAATTAAGTATGTGCAGATGAGATGTGTGAATCAGTACTGCACAggcagtataaaagatggatacaGCCTCAAGGTCTAATATGCAAGTATGTTAAATCTTCATTCTTTtaatggccagcaggtggaGACTCCTGTGACTGGAAAGAGACTTCCAATGCTATAGAAGTCTAGGGGAAGTTCCCTCACTCTGTGACCTCTTTAAACCTTTTTCTGTTGACTTGCTTGGCTCAGCCACGAATTTCTAgtcataataaataaaatattaagttCCTTTAGTAAATTATGGCCTTTATTGAAATCAGAATGAAGGATTATCCAAGTAATGCTCACTCATGAATTAATTACCAGTCATAAGTTCTTGAACAATGAATATGCATTGGACACCTCTTCCCTTATCATGTCCATTTCAAAGTGGTAAAGCACTCAATTTGAGGTTTCATAAGAGTTCTTCACTAAGTAATGAGTGGtgcaagaatggctacatccactttttatactgtttatattttttttgacCATGCAATGTGCATGTGGATATACTGAAAATGTGTGACTGCATTTTAAATAGTTCCaattcagcattcaatacagtgccaaatcacaacaacagctacctaaaagcattttatattgtacggcaaagaccctacaataatacaaagaaaacagcgaaaaccccaacaatctaataaccccctatgagcaagcactttggcaacagagggagagaaaacctttcttttaacaggaagaaacctccagcaaaactatgctcagggaggggcggggccatctgctgtctGTAGCGACCATTTggggtgagaggaggaagacaggactgCCTCAATAAGGATTTTATGCTTCACCAGTTAGAAAATAACaaaatcttttgaatatatGTCAATCAATCCTCAGTGGCTAGTTTAAATAGGTGAAATTAGTCAATGCATTGCTTTTGGAGCACAATGAATATGTCAAAGGACAGACTGGGTGTATTTTATTGATTATGTATCACGTCTACCACATTTCTCCTCAAAACAGATGTCTTGTTGCCTGAACCCACCTTTGCCTTTGACAGCCATCCAACTCTGTGCTGACTGTCCTTTTGTTGGGTGTTCACACTTGTAGAAACCTTCATCAGATAAGGACACAGCTGAGAAAGTGAGGTTTCCTGCAGGCTGAGTACTGATTAAATGTCCGTCTTTGTAGAAGTTAGCAGAGAAATTAGAAGTCGCCTTGCTCTCTTCATCGTACTTGTAATAGCAGAGAAGTATCACTGTTTCATCTTCTGTCACAGGAAGCGCAGGGCTTTCCAGGATGACTCCATCTGAAAATCAAACCGTGCTATGACTCCTCAGCTGtatatcagataaaaagtctaaaacatcaaataataaagAGCATTACATTTGACTGTGATGTTGATAGTCTCACTGCATTCCCCTCGATCAGACTCACACCAGTATGTTCCAGTGTCTGATGCATAGGTGTCCACAATAGTGCATGACGTCTGATTTGACACTCCCCAACCCGAGATACATGACTCAGCAGTTTTAGAGGAGGTGTTTCTCTTCAGAGTCCAA is part of the Maylandia zebra isolate NMK-2024a linkage group LG3, Mzebra_GT3a, whole genome shotgun sequence genome and encodes:
- the LOC101475940 gene encoding Fc receptor-like protein 5, encoding MEISSTCLIISAMLSIHPDRSQFFWYETITLSCEGTDNSGNWTLKRNTSSKTAESCISGWGVSNQTSCTIVDTYASDTGTYWCESDRGECSETINITVKYGVILESPALPVTEDETVILLCYYKYDEESKATSNFSANFYKDGHLISTQPAGNLTFSAVSLSDEGFYKCEHPTKGQSAQSWMAVKGKVRAQPSVSVPGLIGAILVKLFYTVIITLGANVLIRRANGRKPEKMSVM